The following are from one region of the Nicotiana tomentosiformis chromosome 7, ASM39032v3, whole genome shotgun sequence genome:
- the LOC104109750 gene encoding cell division protein FtsZ homolog 2-2, chloroplastic-like isoform X2: protein MATCTSAVFMPPDTRRSRGVLTLLGGRLCALKMQDEKIGFLGVNQKGSSSLPQFKCSSNSHSVNQYQNKDSFLNLHPEISLLRGEESSSGNVTESLMDSSRSNNFNEAKIKVVGVGGGGSNAVNRMIESSMKGVEFWIVNTDIQAMRMSPVAAEQRLPIGQELTRGLGAGGNPDIGMNAANESKQAIEEAVYGADMVFVTAGMGGGTGTGAAPIIAGTAKSMGILTVGIVTTPFSFEGRRRAVQAQEGIAALRENVDTLIVIPNDKLLTAVSPSTPVTEAFNLADDILRQGVRGISDIITIPGLVNVDFADVRAIMANAGSSLMGIGTATGKTRARDAALNAIQSPLLDIGIERATGIVWNITGGSDLTLFEVNAAAEVIYDLVDPSANLIFGAVIDPSISGQVSITLIATGFKRQEESDGRPLQGNQLTQGDVSLGNNGRPASFMQGRR from the exons ATGGCTACTTGTACATCAGCTGTGTTTATGCCTCCTGATACGCGACGGTCACGTGGAGTGTTGACTCTTCTTGGTGGAAGACTTTGCGCCTTGAAAATGCAAGATGAGAAGATTGGATTTTTGGGAGTTAACCAAAAGGGTAGTTCGAGTTTGCCCCAATTCAAGTGTTCTTCCAATTCCCATAGCGTCAACCAATATCAAAATAAAGATTCATTTCTAAATTTGCATCCTGAAATTTCGTTACTTAGAGGCGAAGAAAGCTCGAGCGGAAATGTCACTGAGAGCTTGATGGATTCCTCACGCTCGAACAATTTTAATGAGGCGAAAATCAAGGTGGTTGGTGTAGGAGGTGGCGGATCGAATGCAGTAAATCGCATGATTGAGAGTTCGATGAAGGGTGTAGAGTTTTGGATTGTGAACACTGATATTCAAGCAATGAGGATGTCACCTGTAGCGGCTGAGCAGCGACTTCCGATAGGTCAAGAACTTACAAGGGGACTTGGTGCAGGTGGTAATCCAGATATAGGGATGAACGCCGCGAACGAAAGCAAGCAGGCGATTGAAGAAGCTGTCTACGGCGCAGACATGGTTTTTGTTACT GCTGGAATGGGTGGAGGAACAGGGACTGGTGCAGCTCCTATAATTGCAGGAACTGCTAAATCAATGGGTATCTTAACTGTTGGTATTGTTACAACCCCCTTTTCTTTCGAGGGGCGAAGACGAGCAGTTCAAGCCCAAGAAGGTATTGCAGCTTTGAGAGAAAATGTCGATACTCTAATTGTCATTCCAAATGACAAATTATTGACAGCTGTTTCTCCATCGACCCCGGTAACTGAAGCTTTTAACCTGGCTGATGATATTCTTCGGCAAGGAGTTCGTGGAATTTCTGATATTATTACG ATTCCTGGGCTAGTAAATGTGGATTTTGCTGACGTGCGTGCTATTATGGCAAATGCTGGTTCTTCTTTAATGGGAATAGGAACTGCTACTG GAAAGACCAGAGCCAGAGATGCAGCATTGAACGCCATTCAATCTCCTTTACTGGACATTGGTATAGAGAGGGCTACTGGAATTGTGTGGAATATAACTGGTGGTAGTGATCTAACATTATTTGAG GTAAATGCTGCAGCAGAGGTTATATATGACCTTGTGGATCCTAGTGCGAACCTTATTTTCGGGGCCGTGATAGACCCATCAATAAGTGGACAG GTCAGCATAACCCTAATCGCCACTGGTTTTAAGCGCCAAGAAGAAAGTGATGGGAGGCCTCTCCAG GGGAACCAACTAACTCAGGGAGATGTCTCACTTGGAAATAACGGACGACCTGCGTCCTTTATGCAGGGTAGAAGATGA
- the LOC104109750 gene encoding cell division protein FtsZ homolog 2-2, chloroplastic-like isoform X1 has product MATCTSAVFMPPDTRRSRGVLTLLGGRLCALKMQDEKIGFLGVNQKGSSSLPQFKCSSNSHSVNQYQNKDSFLNLHPEISLLRGEESSSGNVTESLMDSSRSNNFNEAKIKVVGVGGGGSNAVNRMIESSMKGVEFWIVNTDIQAMRMSPVAAEQRLPIGQELTRGLGAGGNPDIGMNAANESKQAIEEAVYGADMVFVTAGMGGGTGTGAAPIIAGTAKSMGILTVGIVTTPFSFEGRRRAVQAQEGIAALRENVDTLIVIPNDKLLTAVSPSTPVTEAFNLADDILRQGVRGISDIITIPGLVNVDFADVRAIMANAGSSLMGIGTATGKTRARDAALNAIQSPLLDIGIERATGIVWNITGGSDLTLFEVNAAAEVIYDLVDPSANLIFGAVIDPSISGQVSITLIATGFKRQEESDGRPLQGNQLTQGDVSLGNNRRPASFLEGGSVEIPEFLRKKGRSRYPRA; this is encoded by the exons ATGGCTACTTGTACATCAGCTGTGTTTATGCCTCCTGATACGCGACGGTCACGTGGAGTGTTGACTCTTCTTGGTGGAAGACTTTGCGCCTTGAAAATGCAAGATGAGAAGATTGGATTTTTGGGAGTTAACCAAAAGGGTAGTTCGAGTTTGCCCCAATTCAAGTGTTCTTCCAATTCCCATAGCGTCAACCAATATCAAAATAAAGATTCATTTCTAAATTTGCATCCTGAAATTTCGTTACTTAGAGGCGAAGAAAGCTCGAGCGGAAATGTCACTGAGAGCTTGATGGATTCCTCACGCTCGAACAATTTTAATGAGGCGAAAATCAAGGTGGTTGGTGTAGGAGGTGGCGGATCGAATGCAGTAAATCGCATGATTGAGAGTTCGATGAAGGGTGTAGAGTTTTGGATTGTGAACACTGATATTCAAGCAATGAGGATGTCACCTGTAGCGGCTGAGCAGCGACTTCCGATAGGTCAAGAACTTACAAGGGGACTTGGTGCAGGTGGTAATCCAGATATAGGGATGAACGCCGCGAACGAAAGCAAGCAGGCGATTGAAGAAGCTGTCTACGGCGCAGACATGGTTTTTGTTACT GCTGGAATGGGTGGAGGAACAGGGACTGGTGCAGCTCCTATAATTGCAGGAACTGCTAAATCAATGGGTATCTTAACTGTTGGTATTGTTACAACCCCCTTTTCTTTCGAGGGGCGAAGACGAGCAGTTCAAGCCCAAGAAGGTATTGCAGCTTTGAGAGAAAATGTCGATACTCTAATTGTCATTCCAAATGACAAATTATTGACAGCTGTTTCTCCATCGACCCCGGTAACTGAAGCTTTTAACCTGGCTGATGATATTCTTCGGCAAGGAGTTCGTGGAATTTCTGATATTATTACG ATTCCTGGGCTAGTAAATGTGGATTTTGCTGACGTGCGTGCTATTATGGCAAATGCTGGTTCTTCTTTAATGGGAATAGGAACTGCTACTG GAAAGACCAGAGCCAGAGATGCAGCATTGAACGCCATTCAATCTCCTTTACTGGACATTGGTATAGAGAGGGCTACTGGAATTGTGTGGAATATAACTGGTGGTAGTGATCTAACATTATTTGAG GTAAATGCTGCAGCAGAGGTTATATATGACCTTGTGGATCCTAGTGCGAACCTTATTTTCGGGGCCGTGATAGACCCATCAATAAGTGGACAG GTCAGCATAACCCTAATCGCCACTGGTTTTAAGCGCCAAGAAGAAAGTGATGGGAGGCCTCTCCAG GGGAACCAACTAACTCAGGGAGATGTCTCACTTGGAAATAACAGACGACCTGCGTCCTTTTTGGAAGGTGGTTCAGTAGAGATTCCCGAGTTCCTCAGAAAGAAAGGGCGATCACGCTACCCAAGAGCTTAA